The Salvelinus sp. IW2-2015 unplaced genomic scaffold, ASM291031v2 Un_scaffold1947, whole genome shotgun sequence genome contains the following window.
TACACAACATGTTAAAGTAATGCCAAAAGACGAGAAGTTAAAATATGTCATTACAACTACAGTACATGGCTTAGGCTTGGCATTTRGGGAGTGAATCTTACAGTATATGAAACTCTTTAGGACAATTAcctgaggagaagggggagatttGATATAATAAGGACAACACAGTGAGGTTGAGAAAGcccaaagagacagacagaggacagtgcAGACTGGTTCAGAATAGAAACAAGAGCAGAATCTAGAACATTCCCAGATCAGCAGACTCACAGGAAAGACTTGACATCCAGTCCTCTGTTGCGGATCTGTCCCATCATGTGGTCCCAGCTGCCTGGATTGGACCTGGAgcgtcctcctcctgctcctctgtaCCGGGAAGCACCTGTCCCCGCCGGACTCCCCCGCACCCCCCGCGGGCCTCCCCGGTGCCCTCCGCCCCCGAGCCCTGTGTGCAGCTGGCCCAGGCTCTGGGAGGTGGCTGGGGGGTCATTGGGGCCCGGAGGGGGCTGGTGGCTGAGAGGCTGCTGGAGACTCTGCTGTCGCACCAGGGGACGAGGACGGGCTGCTGCAGAGGATGGAATGTGCTCCAGGGTAGAGGCGGCTGAGAGGGAGGGGTCCCCAAAACTGACCAGACAGAGTAGCAAGAAGAGAGGGTAACAAGGGTTTTGCAGGGGTTGCAcatgagagaagagggaaggagagggacagaTGAGAAGGATGGTGGTaaccagagagatagacagaagagATACATAATTGGAAAataggagatacagagagagagtgtgagtgtgagtacaATACAAGTACCAGAGGMAACAAAAATGAGGACGGCCCAGAGAGTTCAACATAGAGAAAGGAGGGTATGGAGAGATGAAAAACAGGAAATAGAGCATTGTCAGGTTAAATCAGTTTAGCAGTAGTCATACAGTTGTAGAAGATGCTTGTATAGATGCTTGTATGTGAGTGTCTGACAGTCTGTGGGTAGGCTTGTGTTTTTGACAGTGCTCAGCCCAACACCAAACAGGACAAACAGGAGCTAACAGCCTTTATCTCTATTTTCCTTCATCCACTGCTcttagtagaggtcgaccgattaatcggaatggacgattaatttgggccgatttcaagttttcatgaCAATTGGAAACCGGTATTTTtggtatttaactaggcaagtcagttaagaacacattcttattttcaatgacggcctaggaacggtgggttaactgccttgttcaggggcagaacgacagatttttaccttgtcagctcggggattcaatcttgcaaccttacggttaactagtccaacgctctaaccacctgccttacattgcactccacgaggagcctgcctgttatgcgaatgcagtaagaagccaaggtaagttgctagctagcattaaacttatcttataaaaaacaatcaatcaatcaatcataatcactagttaactacacatggttgatgatattactagtttatctagcgtgtcctgcgttgatataatcgatgcggtgcgcatttgcgaaaaaggactgttgttgctccaacgtgtacctaaccataaacatcaatgcctttcataaaatacacaagtatatatttttaaacctgcatatttagttaatattgcctgctaacatgaatttcttttaactaggaaaattgtgtcacttctcttgcaacagagtcagggaatatgcagcagtttgggccgcctggctcgttgcgaactgtgtgaagactatttcttcctaacaaagacagccaacttcgccaaacgggggatgatttaacaaaagcgcatttgcgaaaaaaagcacaatcgttgcacgactgtacctaaccatacaCATCAATGCCTTTCCCAAAATCAATCtccagaagtatatatttttaaactccaTATTTaggctaaaagaaatccaggttagcaggcaatattaaccaggtgaaattgtgtcacttctcttgggtTCAtcgcacgcagagtcagggtatgcAACAgttggccgcctggctcgttgcaaaactaatttgccagaattttacgtaattatgacagaacattgaaggttgtgcaatgtaacaggaatatttagacttatggatgccacccattagataaatacgtaacggttccgtatttcactgaaagaataaacgttttgttttcgagatgatagtttccggattcgaccatattaatgacctaaggctcgtatttctgtgtgttattatgttataattaagtctatgatttgatagagcagtctgactaagcgatggtaggcaccagcaggctcgtaaacaattcattcaaacagcactttcgtgcatttgccagcagctcttcgcaatgcttgaagcattgcgctgtttatgacttcaagcctatcaactcccgagattaggctggtgtaaccgatgtgaaatggctagctagtttagcggggtgcgcgctaatagcgtttcacaCGTCACTCGccctgagacttggagtagttgttccccttgctctgcatgggtaacgctgcttcgagggtggctgttgtcgatgtgttcctggttcgaacccaggtaggagcg
Protein-coding sequences here:
- the LOC112072509 gene encoding uncharacterized protein → MHLNREEGNSKGSLSISVFLVSLGLTVCAVWLVALCGVCTWCQRKLGKRNKPGVEAASTPDSVQIRGRGENKAINDLDRDFWNNNDSSNVQQRWSSYPPKEFLLNMSPYAPYGDPRLTPNFGDPSLSAASTLEHIPSSAAARPRPLVRQQSLQQPLSHQPPPGPNDPPATSQSLGQLHTGLGGGGHRGGPRGVRGSPAGTGASRYRGAGGGRSRSNPGSWDHMMGQIRNRGLDVKSFL